A stretch of the Candidatus Neomarinimicrobiota bacterium genome encodes the following:
- a CDS encoding T9SS type A sorting domain-containing protein: protein MVTRIVTRKWLFIWILMLLPVLLHSQVSPTNEWVNFYGNGSTINGDPIAQGRVIKAFDSDGVLCGVDTVDTAGSYGLMPVYRDDSYTSNVDEGASPGDTITFTIDGYPVDEYGIWSGNGDVIQLEFQVQTPEIGVSPASINHGTVALEDSSSMTLQVENMGQEPLTISGYQWDGDGGLLGRQQTMFVTGMPQTIGANSSANVTVLFTSSLGKGQITDKLLLQSNDPWTSTLPVPVSANIQTDVTATNEWVAAYSENSRFNDSPLQPGDVVDVFDPDDVHCGTWVVDSSGSYGTMSIYRDDSATPGVDEGAEPGDTLRFSVNGMQAMTQGPDAPVWTANGAVLQIDLAAFENRAPENFSLVSPPQGDSIAVDTSTGTATVTFRWQQNEDPDFWDSLEYYLVYDDPGNLDGLDTLTFSEIQQSGLNMMHIGSDTTVQTNVDTGRYDWTVISVDSEDLFSLGSINGNYPWDFTVYRQTVGTMDEPGLPKQFTLNQNYPNPFNPSTTIQYALPKTSQVTITVYDIQGHRVTTLVERRQTAGTYSVQWDGTNIHGEQASAGVYFYYIDAGDFSDMKRMVLLK from the coding sequence ATGGTAACACGAATAGTGACAAGAAAATGGCTATTCATCTGGATACTCATGCTCCTGCCTGTTTTGCTCCATTCACAGGTTTCACCTACCAATGAGTGGGTCAACTTTTACGGGAACGGGAGCACAATCAATGGTGATCCCATTGCCCAGGGCAGGGTAATTAAGGCATTTGATTCCGATGGAGTCTTATGCGGTGTCGACACGGTCGACACCGCCGGCTCCTATGGTTTGATGCCGGTATACCGGGATGATAGCTACACGTCGAATGTCGATGAAGGTGCCTCTCCGGGAGATACCATCACTTTCACCATTGATGGTTATCCCGTGGATGAATACGGGATATGGAGTGGCAACGGTGACGTAATCCAGCTGGAATTCCAGGTACAAACTCCGGAAATCGGAGTCAGCCCGGCCAGCATCAACCATGGAACAGTCGCTCTGGAAGACTCCTCTTCCATGACGCTCCAGGTTGAAAATATGGGACAGGAACCGTTAACCATCAGTGGTTACCAGTGGGACGGAGACGGCGGATTGTTAGGACGCCAGCAGACGATGTTCGTTACCGGTATGCCTCAAACAATCGGAGCCAATTCCTCCGCCAATGTGACTGTACTTTTCACGTCATCGCTGGGAAAAGGGCAGATAACCGATAAACTATTACTGCAAAGTAACGACCCATGGACCAGTACCCTGCCTGTGCCGGTTTCGGCAAATATTCAAACCGATGTAACTGCCACGAACGAATGGGTGGCCGCGTATAGCGAAAATTCCCGGTTTAATGACAGTCCGCTCCAGCCAGGTGACGTTGTCGACGTCTTTGATCCGGATGATGTCCACTGCGGTACGTGGGTGGTGGACAGTTCCGGTTCCTATGGAACGATGTCAATCTACCGGGACGATAGTGCCACTCCAGGTGTCGATGAGGGGGCAGAACCTGGCGATACCCTCCGATTTTCCGTGAACGGAATGCAGGCGATGACTCAGGGACCCGACGCACCTGTCTGGACAGCCAACGGCGCGGTGCTCCAGATTGACCTCGCGGCATTTGAGAATCGTGCACCGGAGAATTTCAGTTTGGTTTCGCCTCCCCAGGGGGATAGTATTGCGGTGGATACGAGTACCGGTACAGCTACCGTGACGTTCCGCTGGCAGCAGAATGAAGATCCGGACTTCTGGGATTCCCTGGAGTATTATCTGGTGTATGACGATCCCGGGAACCTGGACGGACTGGATACGCTCACATTCAGTGAAATACAACAATCCGGATTAAATATGATGCACATCGGAAGTGATACAACAGTTCAGACGAATGTTGATACTGGAAGATATGATTGGACGGTGATCTCCGTCGATTCAGAAGACTTGTTTAGTCTCGGATCGATCAATGGTAATTATCCGTGGGATTTTACGGTGTATCGACAAACGGTAGGAACCATGGATGAACCCGGATTACCGAAGCAGTTTACGCTCAACCAGAATTATCCGAACCCGTTTAATCCGTCGACCACTATCCAGTATGCTTTGCCGAAAACCAGCCAGGTCACCATTACGGTATACGATATTCAGGGACACCGGGTGACAACTTTGGTTGAGCGCCGACAGACTGCTGGCACGTATTCTGTCCAGTGGGACGGAACAAACATTCACGGCGAGCAAGCAAGCGCCGGCGTCTATTTCTACTATATCGACGCTGGTGATTTTTCGGATATGAAACGGATGGTACTGTTGAAGTAG